One Deltaproteobacteria bacterium DNA segment encodes these proteins:
- a CDS encoding 3-hydroxyacyl-CoA dehydrogenase/enoyl-CoA hydratase family protein, with protein sequence MAKQIKKVAVLGSGIMGGGIAALLAGAEIDCLLLDIVPKDADATPQSRNKLAIKGLENLAKSKPALIFSKSDLKRITPGNFEDDWNKLKDYDMVIEVVVERLDIKRSVFERLEKVIGPETIVASNTSGLPLTAMAEGRSKNFKKNFLITHFFNPVRYMKLVEVISGPETDPQTTQFIAQFLENTLGKGVVYAKDTPNFIANRIGTLAWVDAFKLMLEKNYTVDEVDVILGPALGKPKSAMFRTADLVGLDTLAHVIETLYQSCPNDEKRDVLAMPKEVGRMLENKWLGDKTKQGFYKKSKDASGKSQILTLDLKSFEYQPQNKPKFDSVGAVRKLTDAGEKIKTMINATDRAAEFAWITTRNTLLYAANRIPEIADDVVNVDNAMKWGFNWDIGPFETLDAIGVQAFAERVKKDGLSVPKNIELVLNKGSGVFYKKAGAKKLYFDLQSATYQEIPTKPNVIVLKSIREQNKVMKSNASASILDLGDGVLGLEFHSKMNAIDGDIGAMGMEAIELVKQPGYKGLVIANEGENFSVGANLMLIWLESTQKNFDSIEKLVKGFQDFCMALKYSPKPVVAAPFGLTLGGGCEICMGADQIRAAAETYIGLVEVGAGLIPGGGGNKNLLLNAEAALKAKGQRLWMANGDGGFFPKVQKAFQTIAFATVATSAKEGFEHCYLKKGDRISLSKDSLIYDAKQDVLALSKTYQPSTPRQDILVGGVGAFMAIKSALRGYLAIKQISEHDALVGEKLAWVLTAGKLPNQALVSEQYLLDIEREAFLSLCGEEKSQARMQALLTTGKPLRN encoded by the coding sequence ATGGCAAAACAAATCAAGAAAGTAGCTGTTTTAGGATCCGGCATTATGGGCGGTGGCATTGCTGCACTATTAGCCGGGGCCGAGATTGACTGTCTGCTGCTCGATATCGTTCCCAAAGATGCCGATGCAACCCCGCAATCGCGCAACAAGCTTGCAATCAAAGGTTTAGAAAATTTGGCCAAAAGCAAACCTGCTTTGATTTTTTCAAAATCTGATCTCAAGCGCATCACGCCCGGTAACTTTGAAGATGATTGGAATAAACTCAAAGATTACGACATGGTGATTGAAGTCGTCGTCGAACGTCTCGACATTAAGCGTTCTGTCTTTGAACGTTTGGAAAAAGTGATTGGCCCTGAAACTATTGTCGCTTCTAATACATCCGGGCTTCCCTTAACTGCCATGGCCGAAGGTCGCTCTAAGAATTTCAAAAAGAATTTTTTGATTACCCATTTTTTTAATCCCGTTCGCTACATGAAGTTAGTCGAAGTGATCTCGGGCCCGGAAACCGATCCTCAAACCACACAATTCATCGCACAATTTTTAGAAAACACCCTCGGCAAAGGGGTGGTATACGCCAAAGATACACCTAATTTTATCGCTAACCGCATTGGCACCTTGGCATGGGTCGACGCGTTTAAACTCATGCTTGAAAAAAACTACACCGTTGACGAAGTCGATGTGATTTTGGGCCCAGCCTTGGGCAAACCCAAGAGTGCGATGTTTCGCACCGCTGACTTAGTAGGCCTCGACACCTTGGCTCACGTAATTGAAACTCTCTATCAATCTTGCCCCAACGATGAAAAGCGCGATGTGCTGGCCATGCCCAAAGAAGTTGGCCGCATGCTAGAAAATAAATGGCTAGGCGATAAAACCAAACAAGGTTTTTACAAAAAATCTAAAGATGCCAGCGGAAAATCGCAAATCTTAACCCTCGATTTAAAAAGCTTCGAATACCAACCGCAAAACAAACCTAAGTTTGATTCAGTGGGTGCGGTTCGCAAATTGACCGATGCGGGTGAAAAAATTAAAACCATGATTAACGCTACGGATCGCGCCGCTGAATTTGCCTGGATCACGACTCGCAATACTTTACTTTATGCGGCTAATCGCATCCCTGAGATTGCTGATGATGTGGTGAATGTCGATAACGCCATGAAATGGGGATTTAATTGGGACATTGGCCCCTTTGAAACCCTTGATGCCATTGGTGTTCAAGCCTTTGCCGAACGCGTGAAAAAAGATGGCCTAAGCGTCCCCAAAAATATTGAGTTAGTGTTAAATAAAGGCAGTGGTGTTTTTTACAAAAAAGCCGGGGCCAAAAAACTCTATTTTGATTTACAAAGCGCTACTTACCAAGAAATTCCCACTAAACCCAATGTTATTGTTCTCAAATCCATCCGCGAACAAAACAAAGTTATGAAGTCTAATGCTAGCGCCTCTATTTTAGACTTAGGCGATGGAGTGTTGGGTTTAGAATTTCACTCCAAAATGAACGCCATCGATGGCGACATTGGCGCCATGGGTATGGAAGCCATTGAGCTGGTCAAACAACCTGGCTACAAAGGTTTAGTGATCGCTAACGAAGGCGAAAATTTTTCAGTGGGTGCTAACCTCATGCTCATTTGGTTAGAATCTACCCAAAAGAATTTTGATAGCATTGAAAAGCTGGTCAAAGGTTTCCAAGATTTTTGTATGGCCTTGAAATATTCCCCTAAGCCGGTCGTGGCAGCCCCCTTTGGGCTTACGCTGGGTGGGGGTTGTGAAATTTGTATGGGTGCTGACCAAATCCGCGCCGCGGCTGAAACCTACATTGGCCTTGTCGAAGTGGGCGCTGGCCTTATTCCGGGAGGTGGTGGCAATAAAAATCTTTTGCTCAACGCAGAGGCCGCCCTCAAAGCTAAGGGCCAAAGGCTATGGATGGCCAACGGTGATGGTGGGTTTTTTCCCAAAGTGCAAAAGGCCTTTCAAACGATTGCCTTTGCAACCGTTGCCACGAGCGCCAAAGAAGGTTTTGAACATTGTTATTTAAAAAAGGGTGATCGGATTTCTTTATCCAAAGACAGCCTTATTTATGACGCTAAACAAGATGTTTTAGCATTATCTAAAACCTACCAACCTTCAACCCCTCGCCAAGATATTTTGGTGGGTGGAGTGGGAGCCTTTATGGCCATCAAAAGCGCGCTGCGGGGCTATCTTGCCATAAAACAAATCAGCGAACACGATGCGCTGGTTGGGGAAAAGCTTGCCTGGGTGCTCACCGCTGGGAAGTTGCCTAATCAAGCCTTGGTGTCAGAACAATATCTCCTCGATATTGAACGCGAGGCCTTCTTATCCCTTTGCGGTGAAGAAAAATCCCAAGCCCGCATGCAAGCCCTCCTCACCACCGGCAAGCCACTAAGGAATTAG